A genomic segment from Simkaniaceae bacterium encodes:
- a CDS encoding SWIB/MDM2 domain-containing protein: protein MQPMQLSEELADVVGKGPMPRTEVTKKIWDYIKKHDRQDPKNRRNIIPDEKLAKVFGKSRKSVNMFEMTKLLNEHMWSQP from the coding sequence ATGCAGCCTATGCAGCTTAGCGAAGAATTAGCGGATGTTGTTGGAAAGGGCCCCATGCCACGTACTGAAGTGACAAAAAAAATCTGGGATTATATCAAAAAGCACGATCGTCAAGATCCAAAAAACAGAAGAAACATTATTCCTGATGAAAAACTAGCTAAAGTTTTCGGAAAATCACGCAAGTCGGTAAACATGTTTGAAATGACTAAATTACTTAACGAGCACATGTGGTCACAACCTTAA
- the truA gene encoding tRNA pseudouridine(38-40) synthase TruA: MPRYKIKIAFDGTRYAGWQVQSGKITVQGTLQAVFQTLLGYPVHITGCGRTDAGVHAKAHVAHLDLEEGIDVDQLFYRASKIVPPDIRIVSREKVASDFHARYSATAKTYRYYFSIGPSQEPFRRNFCYEAYPNTDLRRMEVAVKDIIGEHDFTSFAHKAHEGSAKNAPVKIISKAHFGKDEELFFFEVTGNGFLHKMVRNIMGTLFEIGRGKRPVEDMAYLLQIKDRRKAGQTAPAKGLFLVEVQY; the protein is encoded by the coding sequence ATGCCGAGATATAAGATCAAGATAGCTTTTGACGGGACCCGTTATGCGGGTTGGCAAGTACAATCGGGTAAAATCACAGTCCAAGGAACGCTCCAAGCCGTTTTTCAGACACTGTTGGGGTATCCGGTGCATATCACCGGGTGTGGTCGGACGGATGCGGGTGTGCATGCTAAAGCACATGTAGCGCATCTCGATTTAGAAGAGGGAATCGATGTAGATCAGTTGTTTTATAGAGCATCTAAAATTGTGCCGCCGGATATTCGAATTGTTTCCCGCGAAAAAGTTGCATCTGATTTTCATGCGCGTTATAGCGCTACGGCTAAGACCTATCGCTATTATTTTTCTATCGGGCCGAGTCAAGAGCCTTTTCGTCGCAATTTTTGCTATGAAGCCTATCCCAATACGGATCTTAGGCGCATGGAAGTGGCTGTAAAAGACATTATCGGAGAGCACGATTTCACCTCATTTGCGCATAAAGCACATGAAGGATCTGCTAAAAATGCCCCTGTCAAAATCATTTCAAAGGCGCATTTTGGAAAAGATGAGGAACTATTTTTTTTCGAGGTAACCGGGAATGGTTTTTTGCATAAAATGGTGCGCAACATCATGGGAACATTGTTTGAAATAGGCCGAGGCAAACGTCCCGTTGAAGATATGGCTTATCTTTTACAAATCAAAGATCGTCGAAAAGCCGGGCAAACGGCCCCGGCAAAAGGCCTATTTCTTGTCGAAGTTCAATACTGA
- the ispD gene encoding 2-C-methyl-D-erythritol 4-phosphate cytidylyltransferase, with amino-acid sequence MTLSLILVAGGVGARFGGNLPKQYLNLADQPIALHSFKKFCQSDFIDEIIVVCEAEYESLFFHKDRVIRFAKPGESRQDSVASGCALAQSEYVAIHDASRPLVDIKRVEECFKEAIETKACALAVLLTSTVKQWDDNGIRTLDRETLWEVQTPQIIHKQLYLKASEYTNLHGLNFTDDLSMVEAYGHPTTLIEGHRENIKITYPIDLLIAENLLTQMAEYAEI; translated from the coding sequence ATGACTTTATCATTGATTTTAGTGGCCGGGGGAGTGGGCGCGCGATTTGGCGGAAATTTGCCAAAACAATATTTGAATTTAGCGGATCAGCCCATTGCACTGCATAGTTTTAAAAAATTTTGTCAGTCAGATTTTATTGATGAAATCATTGTTGTTTGCGAGGCGGAATATGAGTCGCTTTTCTTTCATAAAGATCGAGTGATTCGTTTTGCAAAACCGGGAGAGAGTCGACAGGATTCTGTGGCGAGTGGGTGCGCGCTTGCTCAGAGCGAATATGTAGCAATCCATGATGCATCTCGCCCTTTAGTTGATATAAAAAGAGTTGAAGAGTGCTTTAAAGAAGCCATTGAGACAAAAGCATGTGCATTAGCTGTTTTGCTCACTTCAACCGTCAAACAATGGGATGATAATGGGATACGAACCCTAGATCGAGAAACATTATGGGAAGTGCAAACGCCTCAAATCATTCACAAGCAGCTTTATTTAAAAGCTTCAGAGTATACCAACCTCCATGGATTGAATTTTACCGATGATTTGTCGATGGTTGAAGCCTATGGACATCCAACGACATTGATTGAAGGGCATCGCGAAAATATAAAAATTACCTATCCCATTGATTTGCTCATTGCTGAAAATTTACTGACTCAGATGGCAGAATATGCCGAGATATAA
- a CDS encoding UTP--glucose-1-phosphate uridylyltransferase, whose amino-acid sequence MTLPQPNLSHLLSKITSLKSHAKKLEVLNFEVEHIEKYYPDQLEEQYLLKSLIAIGQESVMKPYFTSKDRLNHLLNVLKNLDRFYGDFGGIIGYQAEVLNLLNGKKDQDAMECFPPESIDIRQETADICGYMIDGIRQMGQLCEMYAIGGAADRLNLVDEKTGVDLPAAKLKIMRHTLLEYLVRDLFAREYLHYRLFNEQLQTAIAMMTSVEKDNDFHVKTICSSQDWFGRGEENFIFFCQPLVPTFNQHGVWVAQEDGELLLKPGGHGVIWKLALQEKVIERLKKRGYRKVLIRQINNPIAGIDYGLAAFLGIGLSRDQMFGFASCPRRKNAREGVNVLKKRMHEGKEKWALSNIEYCDIRSESIESDDYPANTNILFADLNGIEEAVKKNPFPGVLLNFKAGDRLTDQSIARLELTMQNIADFFEDESRKHSKSYLTLNHRHKTISVAKKAFVADSSFLETPEGCFIDMQKEAHMLLSSCKMTLPSIEGFEENLFKELPFLIAYHPALGPFYSIIRQKIRGGSMERGSELRLEIAEIKMEDVSIRGSLIIETDAILGHKERGKIVFSNRAGRAVLKNVKIENRGIDFSHKQNWVRGEVVHNQQCMISIGENAEFIAQDVELKGDLIIRVPNNTRCRAVQINKKLEFQFQPIDEAIPLYTYRIGSNHEIILESA is encoded by the coding sequence TTGACATTGCCGCAACCTAATCTCAGCCATTTGTTATCGAAAATCACTTCGCTTAAGTCGCATGCAAAAAAGCTGGAAGTCTTAAATTTTGAAGTTGAGCACATCGAAAAATACTATCCCGATCAATTAGAAGAACAGTATCTTTTAAAATCGCTCATTGCAATTGGTCAAGAATCTGTAATGAAGCCCTATTTCACATCTAAAGATCGATTAAATCACCTATTAAATGTATTAAAAAATCTGGATCGATTCTATGGGGATTTCGGGGGCATTATTGGATATCAAGCAGAAGTCCTAAATCTGTTGAATGGGAAGAAAGATCAAGATGCCATGGAGTGCTTCCCTCCGGAATCGATTGATATTCGCCAAGAAACCGCCGATATTTGCGGCTATATGATTGACGGCATTCGGCAGATGGGACAGCTTTGTGAGATGTACGCAATTGGCGGAGCGGCCGATCGGCTGAATTTAGTCGATGAAAAGACGGGTGTTGATCTCCCCGCTGCTAAATTGAAGATTATGCGGCATACGTTACTGGAATACCTCGTTCGGGATCTTTTTGCTCGTGAATATCTCCATTATCGACTGTTCAATGAGCAATTACAAACGGCTATTGCCATGATGACATCGGTTGAAAAAGATAATGATTTTCATGTAAAAACGATCTGTTCCTCACAAGATTGGTTTGGAAGAGGGGAAGAAAACTTTATCTTTTTTTGCCAACCGCTCGTTCCTACCTTCAATCAACATGGGGTTTGGGTTGCTCAAGAGGATGGAGAGTTGCTGCTCAAGCCGGGGGGGCATGGAGTCATTTGGAAGCTCGCGCTACAGGAAAAGGTGATTGAAAGACTTAAAAAAAGAGGCTATCGCAAAGTCCTCATTCGACAAATTAACAATCCGATCGCCGGAATCGATTATGGGTTAGCTGCTTTTTTAGGGATTGGCCTGAGTCGCGATCAGATGTTTGGATTTGCCTCTTGTCCAAGGCGTAAAAATGCCCGTGAAGGGGTAAACGTTTTAAAAAAGCGCATGCATGAGGGGAAGGAGAAGTGGGCCTTATCGAATATTGAGTATTGCGATATACGAAGTGAATCAATTGAAAGCGATGATTATCCTGCGAATACAAATATTTTATTTGCTGATTTAAACGGGATCGAAGAAGCGGTCAAAAAAAATCCTTTTCCGGGAGTGCTGCTCAATTTTAAAGCAGGCGATCGACTCACAGATCAGTCCATTGCTCGCCTTGAACTCACAATGCAAAACATTGCCGATTTTTTTGAGGATGAAAGCCGAAAACATTCCAAATCATATTTAACACTCAATCATAGGCATAAGACGATTTCAGTGGCAAAAAAGGCATTTGTCGCAGATTCATCCTTTTTAGAAACTCCGGAAGGGTGTTTTATCGACATGCAAAAAGAGGCTCATATGTTGTTGAGCTCATGTAAAATGACATTGCCGTCAATTGAGGGATTTGAAGAAAATCTTTTTAAAGAGCTTCCTTTTTTGATTGCTTACCACCCGGCGCTTGGCCCTTTTTACTCCATCATTCGCCAGAAAATTAGAGGGGGGAGCATGGAGAGGGGATCTGAATTGCGGCTTGAGATTGCAGAGATTAAAATGGAGGATGTTTCGATCCGAGGGAGCTTAATCATCGAAACAGATGCCATATTAGGCCATAAAGAGCGGGGTAAGATTGTTTTTTCTAATCGCGCGGGAAGGGCCGTTTTGAAAAATGTCAAAATAGAAAATCGAGGGATTGATTTTTCACACAAACAAAATTGGGTGCGCGGCGAGGTAGTTCATAACCAGCAATGCATGATTTCAATTGGTGAGAATGCCGAGTTTATTGCGCAAGATGTTGAATTAAAAGGCGATTTAATCATTCGGGTTCCTAATAATACCCGTTGTAGAGCCGTTCAGATCAATAAAAAACTTGAGTTTCAATTCCAGCCCATTGATGAGGCAATCCCCCTTTATACATACCGAATTGGATCTAATCATGAGATTATTTTAGAGTCGGCTTAA